One genomic segment of Sminthopsis crassicaudata isolate SCR6 chromosome 4, ASM4859323v1, whole genome shotgun sequence includes these proteins:
- the PPOX gene encoding protoporphyrinogen oxidase: MPRTVAVLGGGISGLAACYHLSRAPRPPKVILIEASPRLGGWIRSVRGEDGAVFELGPRGIRPAGELGARTLLMVSELGLDSAILPVPGNHPAAQNRFLYVGGTLHPLPTGLRGLFLPAPPFTKPLLWAGLRELITPRGMEPDETVHSFAERRLGLEVASIAMDSLCRGVFAGDSRVLSVRSCFPSLFKAERTHRSVLLGLLRGSGQSPLLDSPLINQARAERWSQWSLRGGLETLPQALGTYLSHRGVDILKGQAVCGLKFHSGRWQVSLGDSSLEADHIISAVPAAVLSELLPSDAAPLAQSLAPIYAVSVAVVNLQYQGVHLPVQGFGHLVPSSEDPGVLGIVYDSVAFPEQDGSPCSLRVTVMLGGAWLQALESGGQKLSQELFQQQAQKAVATQLGLKKPPTQSLVSLHKSCIPQYTLGHWQRLEAAAQFLDKHQLPLTLAGASYEGVSVNDCIESGRRAAAQVLNVNPDL; this comes from the exons ATGCCCCGAACCGTGGCCGTGCTGGGTGGCGGCATTAGCGGCTTGGCCGCCTGCTACCACCTGAGTCGGGCCCCGCGGCCTCCTAAG GTGATCCTTATCGAAGCCAGCCCGCGCCTCGGAGGCTGGATTCGGTCTGTGCGAGGGGAAGACGGAGCTGTGTTTGAACTTGGACCCCGGGGAATCCGTCCTGCCGGAGAGCTAGGAGCCAGGACCTTGCTCATG GTCTCTGAGCTTGGCTTGGATTCTGCAATTTTGCCAGTTCCCGGGAACCATCCTGCTGCCCAAAATCGATTCCTGTATGTGGGGGGGACCCTGCACCCCCTGCCCACTGGCCTCAG GGGACTGTTTCTTCCAGCTCCCCCTTTCACCAAGCCCCTGCTCTGGGCTGGCCTTCGGGAGCTGATTACTCCTAGGGGCATGGAGCCTGATGAGACCGTGCACAGTTTTGCAGAGAGGCGCCTGGGACTTGAG gtGGCTTCTATTGCTATGGACAGTCTATGTCGAGGAGTATTTGCAGGGGACAGTAGAGTTCTCAGTGTCCGCTCCTGTTTCCCCAGTCTCTTTAAGGCTGAACGGACTCACCGATCTGTTTTGCTGGGATTGCTGCGGGGTTCAG GACAGAGCCCCCTACTAGATTCACCTCTGATTAATCAGGCTAGAGCTGAGCGTTGGAGCCAATGGTCTCTGCGGGGAGGGCTGGAGACGCTGCCCCAGGCCTTGGGCACCTACCTGAGTCATCGAGGAGTCGACATTCTAAAGGGTCAGGCAGTTTGTGGACTCAAGTTCCATTCAGGTCGATGGCAG GTATCTCTGGGAGACAGCAGCCTGGAGGCTGATCACATCATTAGTGCTGTCCCTGCTGCAG TGCTAAGTGAGCTACTTCCCTCTGATGCAGCCCCTCTGGCCCAGAGCCTGGCCCCTATTTACGCAGTATCTGTGGCTGTGGTGAATTTACAGTATCAGGGGGTTCATCTGCCTGTCCAG GGGTTTGGACACCTAGTGCCATCTTCTGAAGACCCTGGTGTCCTGGGAATTGTATATGATTCTGTTGCCTTTCCTGAACAGGACGGAAGTCCTTGCAGTCTTAGAGTAACG GTGATGTTGGGGGGAGCTTGGCTGCAAGCTCTGGAGAGTGGAGGGCAGAAGTTATCTCAGGAACTATTCCAGCAACAAGCCCAGAAAGCAGTTGCCACACAGTTGGGGCTAAAAAAGCCTCCAACTCAAAGTCTGGTCAGCCTACACAAG AGCTGTATTCCTCAATATACTTTGGGCCACTGGCAGAGACTAG AGGCAGCTGCCCAATTTCTAGATAAACATCAGCTGCCTTTGACTCTAGCTGGAGCATCTTATGAAGGTGTTTCTGTCAATGATTGCATTGAGAGTGGGCGTCGGGCAGCAGCTCAAGTCTTGAATGTTAATCCTGACCTTTGA
- the B4GALT3 gene encoding beta-1,4-galactosyltransferase 3 yields the protein MFRRILDRPCTLALLVGSQLAVMMYLSLGGFRSLGALFGRDPGPTFDYSRPHDVYTNLSRLPGAPPVPGAPMAPEALPYCPERSPFLVGPVSVSFSPIPSMAQILERNPRVELGGRYHPGDCEPRSRTAIIVPHRAREPHLRLLLYHLHPFLQRQQLAYGIYVIHQAGNGTFNRAKLLNVGVREALRDEEWDCLFLHDVDLLPENDHNLYVCDPGGPRHVAVAMNKFGYSLPYPQYFGGVSALTPDQYLKMNGFPNEYWGWGGEDDDIATRVRLAGMKISRPPMSVGHYKMVKHRGDKGNEENPHRFDLLIRTQRSWTQDGMNSLTYQLLARELGPLYTNITADIGVDPRGPRPPSGPRYPPGSSQAFRQEMLQRRPPARPGPPPAANHTGSH from the exons ATGTTTCGTCGGATTCTAGATCGGCCTTGCACGCTGGCCTTGCTTGTGGGCTCCCAGCTGGCTGTCATGATGTACCTGTCCCTTGGTGGTTTCCGTAGCCTCGGTGCCCTGTTTGGTCGAGACCCGGGCCCTACCTTTGATTATTCACGACCCCATGATGTGTATACCAACCTCAGCCGCTTGCCGGGGGCCCCTCCTGTCCCAGGGGCTCCTATGGCTCCAGAGGCTTTGCCCTACTGCCCTGAGCGCTCTCCCTTCCTAG TGGGTCCTGTGTCAGTGTCCTTTAGCCCCATACCATCTATGGCACAGATTTTGGAGAGGAATCCTCGAGTAGAGCTAGGAGGCCGTTACCATCCAGGTGACTGTGAGCCTCGTTCTCGAACCGCCATCATTGTGCCACATCGAGCTAGAGAGCCCCATCTCCGGCTGTTACTCTACCACCTTCATCCTTTTCTGCAGCGTCAGCAGCTTGCCTATGGCATCTATGTCATCCACCAG GCTGGAAATGGAACATTTAACAGGGCAAAGCTGCTGAATGTGGGGGTTCGGGAGGCCCTTCGTGATGAAGAGTGGGACTGCCTCTTTCTGCACGATGTGGATTTGCTACCTGAAAATGATCACAATCTTTATGTCTGTGACCCTGGAGGGCCCAGGCATGTTGCTGTTGCCATGAACAAATTTGGATATAG CCTCCCATACCCCCAGTACTTTGGGGGGGTCTCAGCTCTTACTCCAGATCAGTACCTGAAGATGAATGGCTTCCCCAACGAGTATTGGGGTTGGGGCGGAGAAGATGACGATATTGCCACCAG GGTTCGCCTCGCTGGGATGAAGATCTCCCGGCCACCGATGTCGGTGGGACACTATAAGATGGTGAAGCACCGAGGGGACAAAGGCAACGAAGAGAACCCCCACAG GTTTGACCTCTTGATCCGCACACAGCGTTCATGGACACAGGATGGAATGAACTCGCTCACCTACCAACTGCTGGCTCGAGAGCTGGGCCCGCTTTATACCAACATCACAGCAGACATTGGGGTTGATCCCCGGGGCCCCCGGCCACCCTCGGGGCCCAGATACCCACCTGGCTCATCTCAGGCCTTTCGCCAAGAAATGCTACAACGCCGGCCCCCAGCACGGCCCGGTCCTCCGCCTGCTGCCAACCACACTGGTTCCCACTGA